One window from the genome of Pseudomonas fluorescens encodes:
- a CDS encoding gamma-butyrobetaine hydroxylase-like domain-containing protein, whose protein sequence is MTKLPTAINLHKASKTLTLKYAPDEEYHLPAEFLRVHSPSAEVQGHGKPILQYGKLNVALTKVEPAGQYALKLTFDDGHDSGLFTWDYLYQLAVRQQDLWNDYLGELKAAGKTRDPNASVVKLML, encoded by the coding sequence ATGACCAAACTCCCCACCGCCATCAACCTGCACAAAGCCTCCAAGACCCTGACGCTCAAATACGCGCCGGACGAGGAGTACCACCTGCCCGCCGAATTCCTGCGGGTGCACTCGCCTTCCGCCGAGGTCCAGGGCCATGGCAAACCCATTCTGCAATACGGCAAGCTCAACGTTGCCCTGACCAAGGTCGAACCGGCCGGCCAGTACGCACTGAAACTGACCTTCGACGACGGCCACGACAGCGGATTGTTCACCTGGGACTATCTCTACCAGTTGGCGGTGCGCCAGCAGGATCTGTGGAACGATTATCTTGGCGAACTCAAGGCCGCCGGAAAAACCCGCGATCCGAACGCGTCCGTCGTCAAGCTGATGCTCTAG
- a CDS encoding SPOR domain-containing protein, translating into MAAKKKPAPKRGASRYQPPAKKPIPGWLWMAIGLTVGAFIVFLMKLEPGQGDDVKRVRQEQQKATRIAEANKTPPSPTQPVKPKYDFYTLLPESEVIVPPDAVPEKTLPTPQVPTTPVTPAEAAKIDTARAQAALAGITPPPAPPVQKAAPVTKFFLQAGSFRKEADADKVRAQIILLGQSVSVESGTVKDETWYRVLVGPFSNREELTKAQKQLAGSGFSNLLLQQRQSR; encoded by the coding sequence TTGGCCGCCAAGAAAAAACCTGCACCCAAGCGCGGCGCCAGTCGTTACCAGCCTCCAGCCAAAAAACCGATTCCAGGTTGGTTGTGGATGGCCATCGGCCTGACCGTCGGCGCGTTCATTGTGTTCTTGATGAAGCTGGAGCCGGGCCAGGGTGATGACGTCAAGCGCGTCCGGCAAGAGCAGCAGAAAGCCACCCGCATCGCCGAGGCCAACAAGACCCCGCCGAGCCCGACACAACCGGTGAAGCCGAAGTACGACTTCTACACGTTGCTGCCGGAGTCGGAAGTCATCGTGCCGCCCGATGCCGTGCCGGAGAAAACCCTGCCGACGCCGCAAGTGCCCACCACGCCGGTGACCCCGGCCGAAGCGGCGAAGATCGACACCGCTCGCGCCCAGGCGGCCCTGGCCGGCATCACGCCGCCACCGGCCCCTCCGGTGCAGAAAGCCGCGCCGGTGACGAAGTTCTTCCTGCAGGCCGGCTCGTTCCGCAAGGAAGCCGACGCCGACAAGGTCCGCGCGCAGATCATTCTGCTGGGCCAATCCGTGTCCGTGGAATCCGGGACGGTGAAGGACGAAACCTGGTACCGGGTACTGGTCGGCCCGTTCAGCAACCGCGAGGAACTGACCAAGGCCCAGAAACAACTGGCGGGCAGTGGTTTCAGCAACCTGTTGTTACAACAACGCCAGAGCCGCTGA
- the phaC gene encoding class II poly(R)-hydroxyalkanoic acid synthase — MRDRPAKGSMPAPASFINAQSAVTGLRGRDLLSTLRSVAAHGLRNPVHSARHALKLGSQLGRVLLGETLHPTNPNDPRFADPTWQLNPFYRRSLQAYLSWQKQVKSWIDESDMSQDDRARAHFAFALLNDAVSPSNTLLNPLAVKELFNSGGASLVRGISHLVDDLLHNDGLPRQTTPHAFEVGKTLATTPGAVVFRNELLELIQYRPMSEKQYAKPLLIVPPQINKFYIFDLSPSNSFVQYALKNGLQVFIISWRNPDVRHREWGLSSYVEATEEAMNVCRAITGAREVNLMGACAGGMTIAALQGHLQAKRQLRRVASATYLVSLLDSQIDSQATLFIDEQTLEAAKRRSYQKGILDGRDMARVFAWMRPNDLIWTYFINNYLLGKEPPAFDILYWNNDCTRLPAAYHGDLLDFFKHNPLTHPGGLEVCGTPIDLQKVTVDSFSVAGINDHITPWDAVYRSTLLLGGDKRFVLSNSGHVQSILNPPGNPKANYIESAKMSSDPRAWYYDAAHVEGSWWTQWLGWIQERSGAQHETQMTLGNANYPPLDAAPGTYVRVR; from the coding sequence ATGCGCGACAGACCGGCGAAGGGTTCCATGCCCGCCCCTGCCAGTTTCATCAACGCACAAAGTGCGGTCACCGGCCTGCGTGGCAGGGACCTGCTGTCCACTTTGCGCAGCGTGGCCGCACACGGCTTGCGCAACCCGGTGCACAGTGCCCGGCATGCGTTGAAACTGGGCAGTCAATTGGGCCGTGTGTTGCTGGGCGAAACCCTGCACCCCACCAACCCCAACGACCCGCGTTTCGCCGACCCCACCTGGCAGCTCAATCCATTCTACCGCCGCAGCCTGCAGGCCTACCTGAGCTGGCAAAAACAGGTCAAGAGCTGGATTGACGAAAGCGACATGAGCCAGGATGACCGCGCCCGCGCCCACTTCGCCTTCGCCCTGCTCAACGACGCCGTATCGCCGTCCAATACCTTGCTCAACCCACTGGCGGTCAAGGAGCTGTTCAACTCCGGCGGGGCCAGCCTGGTTCGAGGCATCAGCCATCTGGTGGACGACCTGCTGCACAACGACGGCTTGCCGCGCCAGACCACGCCCCATGCCTTTGAAGTCGGCAAGACCCTGGCGACCACACCCGGCGCAGTGGTGTTTCGCAATGAATTGCTCGAACTGATCCAGTACCGGCCCATGAGCGAAAAGCAGTACGCCAAGCCATTGCTGATCGTGCCGCCACAGATCAACAAGTTCTACATTTTCGACCTCAGCCCCTCCAACAGTTTCGTCCAGTACGCCCTGAAAAACGGTTTGCAGGTGTTCATCATCAGTTGGCGCAACCCTGACGTACGCCACCGTGAATGGGGCTTGTCCAGCTATGTCGAGGCCACGGAAGAGGCCATGAACGTCTGCCGGGCGATCACCGGCGCCCGAGAGGTCAACCTGATGGGGGCCTGTGCCGGTGGCATGACCATCGCCGCCCTGCAAGGCCACCTGCAAGCCAAGCGCCAGCTGCGGCGGGTCGCCAGTGCGACGTACCTGGTGAGCCTGCTGGACAGCCAGATAGACAGCCAGGCCACGCTGTTCATCGACGAGCAGACCCTCGAGGCCGCCAAGCGCCGCTCCTACCAGAAGGGCATTCTCGATGGTCGCGACATGGCCCGGGTGTTCGCCTGGATGCGTCCCAACGACCTGATCTGGACCTACTTCATCAACAACTACCTGCTGGGCAAAGAGCCGCCGGCTTTCGACATTCTCTACTGGAACAACGACTGCACCCGGCTGCCGGCGGCTTACCACGGCGATCTGTTGGACTTCTTCAAGCACAACCCACTGACCCACCCCGGCGGCCTGGAAGTGTGCGGCACGCCCATCGACCTGCAGAAAGTGACGGTGGACAGCTTCAGCGTGGCCGGTATCAACGACCACATCACGCCCTGGGACGCCGTCTATCGCTCGACGCTGTTGCTCGGTGGCGACAAACGCTTCGTGCTTTCCAACAGTGGCCATGTCCAGAGCATTCTCAACCCGCCGGGCAACCCCAAGGCCAACTACATCGAAAGCGCAAAAATGAGCAGCGACCCACGGGCCTGGTACTACGACGCCGCCCACGTCGAAGGGAGTTGGTGGACGCAATGGCTGGGCTGGATCCAGGAGCGCTCCGGCGCCCAGCACGAAACCCAGATGACCTTGGGCAACGCGAACTACCCGCCTCTGGACGCCGCCCCCGGCACCTATGTTCGCGTGCGCTGA
- the phaZ gene encoding poly(3-hydroxyalkanoate) depolymerase yields MPQPYIFRTVDLDGQTLRTAVRPGKPHLTPLLIFNGIGANLELVFPFIQALDPDLEVIAFDVPGVGGSSTPNRPYRFPGLAKLTARMLDYLDYGQVNVIGVSWGGALAQQFAYDYPERCKKLVLAATAAGAVMVPGKPKVLWMMASPRRYVQPSHVMRIAPLIYGGSFRRDPSLAASHAAKVRSAGKLGYYWQLFAGLGWTSIHWLHKIHQPTLVLAGDDDPLIPLINMRMLAWRIPNAQLHIIDDGHLFLITRAEAVAPIIMKFLEEERQRAVMHPHPSPLGGG; encoded by the coding sequence ATGCCGCAACCGTACATCTTCCGTACCGTCGATCTGGATGGCCAGACCTTGCGCACCGCGGTACGTCCCGGCAAGCCTCACTTGACGCCCTTGCTGATTTTCAACGGCATCGGCGCCAACCTCGAGCTGGTGTTCCCGTTCATCCAGGCCCTGGACCCGGACCTGGAAGTCATCGCCTTTGACGTGCCCGGTGTCGGCGGTTCATCGACGCCCAACCGGCCGTATCGCTTTCCGGGCCTGGCCAAGCTCACCGCGCGGATGCTCGACTACCTCGACTACGGGCAGGTCAACGTGATCGGCGTGTCCTGGGGGGGCGCCCTGGCCCAGCAGTTTGCCTACGACTACCCGGAGCGCTGCAAGAAGCTGGTGCTGGCGGCCACGGCGGCCGGGGCGGTGATGGTGCCGGGCAAACCGAAGGTGCTGTGGATGATGGCCAGCCCCCGGCGCTACGTTCAGCCTTCCCATGTGATGCGTATCGCACCGTTGATCTATGGCGGTTCGTTTCGCCGTGACCCGAGCCTGGCGGCCAGCCACGCGGCCAAGGTTCGTTCGGCGGGCAAGCTCGGTTATTACTGGCAACTGTTCGCCGGCCTCGGCTGGACCAGCATCCATTGGCTGCACAAGATCCACCAGCCCACGCTGGTGCTGGCCGGCGATGACGACCCGCTGATTCCTTTGATCAACATGCGCATGCTGGCCTGGCGCATTCCCAACGCCCAATTGCATATCATCGATGACGGCCATCTGTTCCTGATCACCCGGGCCGAGGCGGTGGCGCCGATCATCATGAAGTTCCTGGAGGAAGAACGTCAGCGTGCCGTGATGCATCCGCATCCCTCGCCGCTGGGGGGCGGCTGA
- the hslU gene encoding ATP-dependent protease ATPase subunit HslU codes for MSMTPREIVHELNRHIIGQDDAKRAVAIALRNRWRRMQLPEELRVEVTPKNILMIGPTGVGKTEIARRLAKLANAPFIKVEATKFTEVGYVGRDVESIIRDLADAAIKLLREQEITKVRHRAEDAAEERILDALLPPARMGFNADAAATQDSNTRQLFRKRLREGQLDDKEIEIEVAEMAGVDISAPPGMEEMTNQLQSLFANMGKGKKKSRKLKVKDALKLVRDEEAGRLVNEEELKAKALEAVEQHGIVFIDEIDKVAKRGNVGGADVSREGVQRDLLPLIEGCTVNTKLGMVKTDHILFIASGAFHLSKPSDLVPELQGRLPIRVELKALTPEDFERILSEPHASLTEQYCALLKTEGLSIEFTPEGIKRLAQIAWQVNEKTENIGARRLHTLLERLLEEVSFSAGDLASAHNEAPILIDAEYVNSHLGELAQNEDLSRYIL; via the coding sequence ATGTCCATGACTCCCCGCGAAATCGTCCACGAACTCAATCGCCATATCATCGGCCAGGACGATGCCAAGCGCGCCGTCGCCATCGCCCTGCGTAACCGCTGGCGCCGGATGCAGTTGCCCGAAGAGCTGCGCGTCGAAGTGACCCCCAAGAACATCCTGATGATCGGCCCGACCGGTGTCGGCAAGACCGAAATCGCCCGGCGCCTGGCCAAGCTCGCCAATGCACCGTTCATCAAGGTCGAAGCCACCAAGTTCACCGAAGTCGGCTATGTCGGCCGCGACGTCGAGTCGATCATCCGTGACCTGGCCGATGCCGCGATCAAGCTGCTGCGCGAACAGGAAATCACCAAGGTCCGCCACCGCGCCGAAGACGCCGCCGAAGAGCGCATCCTCGACGCCCTGCTGCCACCGGCGCGCATGGGCTTCAACGCCGACGCCGCCGCGACCCAGGATTCCAACACCCGCCAGCTGTTCCGCAAGCGCCTGCGCGAAGGCCAGCTGGACGACAAGGAAATCGAGATCGAAGTGGCCGAGATGGCCGGCGTCGACATTTCCGCGCCGCCGGGCATGGAAGAAATGACCAACCAGTTGCAAAGCCTGTTCGCCAACATGGGCAAGGGCAAGAAGAAAAGCCGCAAGCTCAAGGTCAAGGACGCGCTGAAGCTGGTGCGCGACGAAGAAGCCGGTCGCCTGGTCAACGAAGAGGAATTGAAGGCCAAGGCCCTGGAAGCGGTCGAGCAGCATGGCATCGTGTTCATCGACGAAATCGACAAGGTCGCCAAGCGTGGCAATGTCGGCGGCGCCGATGTGTCCCGCGAAGGTGTACAACGCGACCTGCTGCCGCTGATCGAAGGTTGCACGGTCAACACCAAGCTGGGCATGGTCAAGACCGACCACATCCTGTTCATCGCTTCCGGTGCGTTCCACCTGAGCAAACCGAGCGACCTGGTGCCGGAGCTGCAAGGCCGCCTGCCGATCCGCGTCGAACTCAAGGCGCTGACGCCGGAAGACTTCGAGCGCATCCTGAGCGAGCCCCACGCGTCCCTGACCGAACAGTACTGCGCGCTGCTCAAGACCGAAGGCCTGAGCATCGAGTTCACGCCAGAAGGCATCAAGCGCCTGGCCCAGATCGCCTGGCAGGTCAACGAGAAGACCGAGAACATCGGTGCCCGTCGCCTGCACACGCTGCTCGAGCGCTTGCTCGAGGAAGTGTCGTTCAGCGCCGGCGACCTGGCCAGCGCCCACAACGAAGCGCCGATCCTCATCGACGCCGAGTACGTCAACAGCCACCTGGGTGAATTGGCGCAGAACGAAGACCTGTCGCGGTATATCCTGTAA
- a CDS encoding phasin family protein, giving the protein MAKVILKKKTDVESSTLSDVKTYARKIWLAGLGAYTKVGQEGSGYFQELVKAGEVIETKGKKKIAGKLEAANSELIEAKSDVNTFKARVEVQLDKVEKVFDARVASALNRIGIPSKHDVETLSAKLDELTALLERVARKH; this is encoded by the coding sequence ATGGCCAAAGTTATTCTGAAGAAAAAAACCGACGTTGAATCTTCCACGCTCAGCGACGTGAAAACGTACGCGCGCAAGATCTGGCTGGCTGGCCTGGGCGCCTACACGAAGGTCGGCCAGGAAGGCAGCGGGTACTTCCAGGAGTTGGTAAAGGCTGGCGAAGTTATTGAAACCAAAGGCAAAAAGAAAATTGCCGGGAAACTTGAAGCGGCCAACAGCGAATTGATTGAAGCCAAGAGTGACGTCAATACTTTCAAGGCCCGGGTTGAAGTACAACTCGATAAAGTCGAGAAGGTATTCGATGCTCGTGTTGCAAGTGCCTTGAATCGTATCGGCATTCCGTCTAAACATGACGTTGAGACACTCTCTGCTAAGCTCGATGAGCTGACAGCATTGCTCGAACGTGTCGCGCGTAAACATTAA
- the phaC gene encoding class II poly(R)-hydroxyalkanoic acid synthase yields the protein MSNKNNDDLKYQASENTLGLNPVVGLRRKDLLASARMVLKQAIRQPLHSVKHVAHFSVELKNVLFGKSELQPAGDDRRFADPAWSQNPLYKRYLQTYLAWRKELHAWIDDSSLSPADISRGHFVINLMTEAMAPTNSAANPAAVKRFFETGGKSLLDGLSHLAKDLVHNGGMPSQVNMGAFEVGKSLGVTEGAVVFRNDVLELIQYRPITEQVHERPLLVVPPQINKFYVFDLSPDKSLARFCLRSNVQTFIVSWRNPTKEQREWGLSTYIEALKEAVDVVTAITGSKDVNMLGACSGGITCTALLGHYAALGEKKVNALTLLVSVLDTTLDTDVALFVDEQTLEAAKRHSYQAGVLEGRDMAKVFAWMRPNDLIWNYWVNNYLLGNEPPVFDILFWNNDTTRLPAAFHGDLIEMFKNNPLIRPNALEVCGTPIDLKQVTADIFSLAGTNDHITPWKSCYKSAQLFGGKVEFVLSSSGHIQSILNPPGNPKSRYMTSDDMPAKAEDWQENSTKHTDSWWLHWQAWQAERSGKLKKAPTVLGNKAYPAGEAAPGTYVHER from the coding sequence ATGAGCAACAAGAACAACGATGACCTGAAGTACCAGGCCTCGGAAAATACCCTGGGGTTGAATCCCGTCGTCGGCTTGCGCAGGAAAGACCTGCTGGCCTCTGCCCGCATGGTGCTGAAGCAGGCCATCAGGCAACCGCTGCACAGCGTCAAGCATGTCGCCCATTTCAGCGTCGAACTCAAGAATGTCCTGTTCGGCAAATCCGAACTGCAACCGGCCGGCGACGACCGTCGCTTCGCCGACCCGGCGTGGAGCCAGAACCCGCTCTACAAACGCTACCTGCAAACCTACCTGGCGTGGCGCAAGGAGCTGCACGCCTGGATCGACGACAGCAGCCTCTCGCCCGCGGACATCAGCCGCGGGCATTTCGTGATCAACCTGATGACCGAAGCCATGGCCCCGACCAATTCGGCGGCCAACCCGGCGGCGGTCAAGCGCTTCTTCGAAACCGGTGGCAAGAGCCTGCTGGACGGCCTGTCCCACCTGGCCAAGGACCTGGTGCACAACGGCGGAATGCCGAGCCAGGTGAACATGGGCGCGTTCGAGGTCGGCAAGAGCCTGGGCGTGACCGAAGGCGCCGTGGTGTTTCGCAACGACGTGCTGGAGCTGATCCAGTACCGGCCCATCACCGAGCAGGTCCACGAGCGCCCCCTGCTGGTTGTACCGCCACAGATCAACAAGTTCTACGTATTCGATCTGAGCCCGGACAAGAGCCTGGCGCGCTTCTGCCTGCGCAGCAACGTGCAGACCTTCATCGTCAGCTGGCGCAACCCCACCAAGGAGCAACGCGAGTGGGGCCTGTCGACCTACATCGAGGCGCTCAAGGAAGCGGTGGATGTGGTCACGGCCATCACCGGCAGCAAGGACGTGAACATGCTCGGCGCCTGCTCGGGCGGCATCACCTGCACCGCGCTGCTGGGCCACTACGCCGCCCTCGGCGAGAAAAAGGTCAATGCCCTGACCTTGCTGGTGAGCGTGCTCGACACCACCCTGGACACCGACGTGGCGCTGTTCGTCGACGAACAGACCCTCGAAGCGGCCAAGCGCCACTCCTACCAGGCCGGCGTACTCGAAGGCCGCGACATGGCCAAGGTCTTCGCCTGGATGCGCCCCAACGACCTGATCTGGAACTACTGGGTCAACAACTACCTGTTGGGCAACGAACCGCCCGTGTTCGACATCCTGTTCTGGAACAACGACACCACGCGGCTGCCGGCGGCGTTCCACGGCGACCTCATCGAAATGTTCAAGAACAATCCACTGATCCGCCCCAACGCACTGGAAGTGTGCGGCACCCCCATCGATCTCAAGCAGGTCACCGCCGACATCTTCTCCCTGGCCGGCACCAACGACCACATCACGCCGTGGAAATCCTGCTACAAGTCGGCGCAGTTGTTTGGCGGCAAGGTGGAGTTCGTGCTGTCGAGCAGCGGCCATATCCAGAGCATCCTCAACCCGCCAGGCAACCCCAAGTCGCGCTACATGACCAGTGATGACATGCCGGCCAAGGCCGAAGACTGGCAGGAGAATTCAACCAAGCACACCGACTCCTGGTGGCTGCACTGGCAAGCCTGGCAGGCCGAGCGCTCGGGCAAACTGAAAAAAGCCCCGACCGTGCTGGGCAACAAGGCCTACCCGGCCGGTGAAGCGGCGCCCGGCACCTATGTGCACGAGCGGTAA
- a CDS encoding phasin family protein: protein MAGKKITEKEGSSWAGKIEKYSRKIWLAGLGVYSKIDTDGSKLFESLVKDGEKAEKLTKTAVGKQVDAAKDSAESAKSRIGGVKDRALGKWDELEGAFDKRLNSAISRLGVPSRNEVKALHSKVDTLTKQIEKLTGAKVAPVATKTAAAKPAAKTAAKPLVKAAAKPAAKPAAKAAAKPAAKTAAAKPAAKAAAKPVAAKAAAKPAAKPAAKPATKTAAAKPAAAKPAAKPAAKPAAKAAAKPAAAKKPAVKKPAAPKAAAPKAPTAAAKPATPTSTANSAAAPTPVATPAPAAAPTTPSTQS, encoded by the coding sequence ATGGCTGGCAAAAAAATCACAGAAAAAGAGGGCAGCTCGTGGGCCGGGAAGATTGAAAAATATTCCCGCAAAATCTGGCTTGCTGGTTTAGGCGTGTACTCGAAGATCGACACTGACGGCAGCAAGCTCTTCGAGTCCCTGGTTAAGGACGGCGAAAAGGCCGAAAAACTCACCAAGACGGCGGTCGGCAAACAGGTCGATGCCGCCAAGGACTCTGCCGAGTCCGCCAAGTCGCGCATCGGCGGCGTGAAGGATCGGGCACTGGGTAAATGGGACGAACTGGAAGGGGCTTTCGACAAGCGCCTGAACAGCGCGATCTCGCGCCTGGGCGTGCCGAGCCGTAATGAAGTCAAGGCGCTGCACAGCAAGGTCGACACCCTGACCAAGCAGATCGAAAAACTCACCGGCGCCAAAGTCGCACCCGTGGCGACCAAGACGGCGGCGGCCAAACCGGCCGCTAAAACGGCAGCCAAACCACTGGTCAAGGCTGCGGCAAAACCCGCCGCCAAACCCGCGGCGAAAGCAGCGGCCAAGCCTGCGGCTAAAACCGCAGCGGCCAAACCTGCTGCCAAGGCTGCGGCCAAACCGGTAGCGGCGAAAGCGGCAGCCAAGCCCGCCGCCAAACCAGCGGCCAAGCCAGCGACCAAGACGGCTGCAGCTAAACCCGCAGCGGCCAAGCCAGCGGCTAAGCCTGCAGCCAAGCCGGCGGCAAAAGCGGCGGCCAAACCCGCTGCGGCGAAAAAGCCTGCCGTGAAAAAACCGGCCGCGCCAAAAGCTGCCGCACCCAAGGCGCCAACCGCGGCCGCCAAACCGGCAACCCCGACGAGCACGGCGAACTCCGCCGCCGCTCCGACTCCGGTCGCCACTCCAGCACCAGCGGCGGCTCCAACGACGCCTTCCACCCAGTCCTGA
- the hslV gene encoding ATP-dependent protease subunit HslV gives MTTIVSVRRHGKVVMGGDGQVSLGNTVMKGNAKKVRRLYHGEVIAGFAGATADAFTLFERFEGQLEKHQGHLVRAAVELAKEWRTDRSLSRLEAMLAVANKDASLIITGNGDVVEPEDGLIAMGSGGAYAQAAASALLKKTDLSAREIVETALGIAGDICVFTNHTQTIEEQDLAE, from the coding sequence TTGACCACCATCGTTTCAGTCCGCCGTCATGGCAAAGTCGTCATGGGCGGCGACGGCCAGGTTTCACTGGGCAACACCGTGATGAAAGGCAACGCGAAAAAAGTCCGTCGCCTGTATCACGGCGAGGTCATCGCCGGGTTCGCCGGCGCCACCGCCGACGCTTTCACCCTGTTCGAACGCTTCGAAGGCCAGCTTGAAAAACACCAGGGCCATCTGGTCCGCGCCGCTGTGGAGCTGGCCAAGGAATGGCGGACCGACCGCTCCCTGAGCCGCCTCGAAGCGATGCTCGCGGTCGCCAACAAGGACGCCTCGCTGATCATCACCGGCAACGGCGACGTCGTTGAGCCCGAGGATGGCTTGATCGCCATGGGTTCCGGCGGTGCCTACGCCCAGGCCGCGGCCAGCGCCCTGCTGAAAAAAACCGACCTGTCGGCCCGCGAGATCGTCGAGACCGCCTTGGGCATCGCCGGCGACATCTGTGTCTTCACCAACCACACCCAGACCATTGAGGAGCAGGACCTCGCCGAATAA
- a CDS encoding polyhydroxyalkanoic acid system family protein — protein sequence MARITVERAHGLGKEAAREKADKLAQKLSDSYGLEPQWVGDTLKLKRSGVKGEVHVGEDSIRVDVELGMLMSAMSGTIKTEIEKALDKALA from the coding sequence ATGGCCCGTATAACTGTTGAGCGTGCCCATGGCCTGGGCAAGGAAGCGGCGCGAGAGAAAGCCGACAAGCTGGCGCAGAAGTTGTCCGACAGCTATGGCCTGGAGCCGCAGTGGGTGGGCGACACCCTGAAACTCAAGCGTTCCGGGGTCAAGGGCGAAGTGCATGTGGGCGAGGATTCGATCCGCGTCGACGTGGAACTGGGCATGTTGATGTCGGCCATGAGCGGCACGATCAAGACGGAAATTGAAAAGGCGTTGGACAAGGCGTTGGCTTGA
- the ubiE gene encoding bifunctional demethylmenaquinone methyltransferase/2-methoxy-6-polyprenyl-1,4-benzoquinol methylase UbiE yields MTDQRKGSDAEPTTHFGFKNVPESQKAEKVAEVFHSVAAKYDLMNDLLSGGMHRLWKRFAIELSGVRSGNRVLDIAGGTGDLTKKFSHIVGPTGQVVLADINESMLKVGRDRLLDLGVAGNVEFVQADAEKLPFPDNHFDCVTIAFGLRNVTHKEDALRSMLRVLKPGGRLLVLEFSKPTNALMSKAYDAYSFAFMPLMGKLITNDSESYRYLAESIRMHPNQETLKSMMVEAGFDRVTYHNMTAGIVALHRGIKP; encoded by the coding sequence ATGACTGATCAGCGCAAAGGCAGCGATGCCGAACCCACCACTCACTTCGGCTTCAAGAACGTGCCGGAAAGCCAGAAAGCGGAAAAAGTCGCTGAGGTTTTCCACTCCGTAGCCGCCAAGTACGACTTGATGAACGACCTGCTCTCGGGCGGCATGCACCGCCTGTGGAAGCGTTTCGCGATCGAGCTGTCGGGCGTGCGCAGCGGCAATCGCGTGCTGGACATCGCTGGCGGCACGGGTGACCTGACGAAGAAGTTTTCCCATATCGTCGGGCCGACCGGCCAGGTGGTGCTGGCCGACATCAACGAATCCATGCTCAAGGTCGGCCGCGACCGCCTGCTGGACCTGGGGGTGGCCGGCAATGTCGAGTTCGTCCAGGCCGACGCCGAAAAGCTGCCGTTCCCCGACAACCATTTCGACTGCGTGACCATCGCCTTCGGCCTGCGCAACGTCACCCACAAGGAAGATGCCCTGCGCTCGATGCTGCGCGTGCTCAAGCCCGGCGGCCGCCTGCTGGTGCTGGAGTTTTCCAAGCCGACCAACGCGCTGATGTCCAAGGCCTATGACGCCTACTCGTTCGCCTTCATGCCGCTGATGGGCAAGCTGATCACCAATGACTCGGAAAGCTATCGCTACCTGGCCGAATCGATCCGCATGCACCCGAACCAGGAAACCCTGAAGTCGATGATGGTCGAGGCCGGTTTCGACCGCGTGACCTACCACAACATGACCGCCGGTATCGTCGCCCTGCACCGCGGTATCAAGCCCTGA
- a CDS encoding TetR/AcrR family transcriptional regulator, whose translation MKTRDRILECALQLFNEKGEPNVSTMEVANEMGISPGNLYYHFHGKEPLILGLFERFQSELAPLLDPPADAQLAPEDYWLFLHLIVERLAQYRFLFQDLSNLAGRLPKLAKGIRQLLNALKRTLASLLAQLKAQDLLVSDTQALGQLVEQITMTLLFSLDYQRILDREGEVRLVVYQIMMLVAPHLPPATKVATERLALRYLEEHD comes from the coding sequence ATGAAAACCCGCGACCGCATCCTTGAATGCGCCCTGCAATTATTCAACGAAAAGGGCGAACCGAACGTATCCACGATGGAAGTTGCCAACGAAATGGGCATCAGCCCAGGCAACCTCTACTACCACTTCCATGGCAAGGAACCGCTGATCCTCGGGTTGTTCGAGCGCTTCCAGAGCGAACTGGCACCGCTGCTGGACCCACCGGCGGATGCGCAGTTGGCGCCGGAAGACTACTGGCTGTTCCTGCACTTGATCGTCGAGCGCCTGGCCCAGTACCGGTTTCTGTTCCAGGACCTGTCGAACCTGGCCGGGCGCCTGCCGAAGCTGGCCAAGGGCATCCGTCAATTGCTCAACGCCCTGAAGCGAACCCTCGCCTCACTGCTGGCGCAGCTCAAGGCCCAGGATCTGCTGGTCAGCGATACCCAGGCCCTGGGGCAACTGGTGGAGCAGATCACCATGACGTTGCTGTTCTCCCTGGACTACCAGCGGATCCTGGACCGCGAGGGCGAGGTTCGACTGGTGGTCTACCAGATCATGATGCTGGTGGCACCACACCTGCCGCCCGCGACCAAGGTGGCGACGGAGCGACTGGCGTTGCGGTACCTGGAAGAGCACGACTGA